One Azoarcus sp. DN11 DNA segment encodes these proteins:
- the adeC gene encoding AdeC/AdeK/OprM family multidrug efflux complex outer membrane factor: MTALRTLAVAMAATLLGACSLIPAYERPAAPVPAAFPDAPATAGAPDAPAWRDYFADGRLRELVELALANNRDLRVAALNIERARAQYGIQRADLFPSISANAGQTAQRLPAELSRTGRAGTTRQYSATVGFSAYELDFFGRIRSLNEQALEQFLATEEARRSAQISLVAEVADAWLRLAADRERQTLAINTLATRQKSYDLTKRSFDVGATSALDLRQAQTLLEGARADVARYASLVAQDQNALALVVGAPVPPSLMPQDFAESITAVAELPAGVPSEVLTRRPDILQAERQLRAANASIGAARAAFFPRISLTASAGTASSKLDGLFEGGSGTWSFVPQISLPIFEAGRLTANLEATKVQREIAVAQYEKSIQSAFREVADALADRATLAEQLDARRKLVEATGESFKLSEARYKAGVDSYFGLLDAQRSLYAAQLDLIAVRQSDGTNRIALYKALGGGWQ; the protein is encoded by the coding sequence ATGACTGCATTGCGTACCCTGGCCGTCGCGATGGCCGCCACGTTGCTGGGCGCCTGTTCGCTGATTCCGGCCTATGAACGCCCCGCCGCGCCGGTGCCGGCGGCGTTCCCCGATGCGCCCGCGACGGCTGGCGCCCCCGATGCGCCGGCCTGGCGCGACTACTTCGCGGATGGGCGCTTGCGCGAACTCGTCGAACTCGCGCTCGCGAACAATCGCGACCTGCGCGTCGCCGCACTCAACATCGAGCGCGCGCGGGCGCAGTACGGTATCCAGCGCGCGGACCTGTTCCCGTCGATCTCGGCGAACGCCGGGCAGACGGCGCAGCGCTTGCCGGCCGAACTGAGCCGGACCGGTCGGGCGGGCACGACGCGGCAGTACAGTGCGACGGTGGGGTTCTCGGCCTACGAGCTCGATTTCTTCGGTCGCATCCGCAGTCTGAACGAACAGGCGCTCGAGCAATTCCTCGCCACCGAGGAGGCGCGCCGCAGCGCGCAGATCAGCCTCGTCGCGGAAGTTGCCGATGCGTGGCTGCGGCTCGCGGCGGATCGCGAACGCCAGACCCTGGCGATCAATACGCTCGCCACGCGGCAGAAGTCCTACGACCTGACGAAGCGCAGTTTCGACGTCGGGGCGACCTCGGCACTGGATCTGCGCCAGGCGCAGACGCTGCTCGAGGGCGCGCGCGCCGACGTGGCGCGGTATGCGTCGCTCGTCGCCCAGGACCAGAACGCGCTCGCGCTGGTCGTCGGTGCCCCGGTGCCGCCGTCGCTGATGCCACAGGACTTCGCCGAGTCGATCACGGCGGTGGCCGAGCTGCCGGCCGGCGTGCCGTCGGAGGTGCTGACCCGCCGCCCGGACATCCTGCAGGCGGAGCGTCAGTTGCGCGCGGCGAACGCCAGCATCGGCGCCGCGCGCGCGGCCTTCTTCCCGCGCATCTCGCTGACGGCGTCGGCGGGCACCGCGAGTAGCAAGCTCGACGGGTTGTTCGAAGGGGGATCGGGCACGTGGAGCTTCGTGCCGCAGATTTCGCTGCCGATCTTCGAGGCGGGCCGGCTCACGGCGAACCTGGAGGCGACCAAGGTGCAGCGGGAGATCGCAGTGGCGCAGTACGAGAAATCAATCCAGTCGGCGTTCCGCGAAGTGGCCGATGCGCTGGCCGACCGGGCAACGCTCGCCGAGCAGCTCGATGCACGGCGCAAGCTGGTCGAGGCGACCGGGGAGAGCTTCAAGCTTTCCGAGGCGCGCTACAAGGCCGGCGTCGACAGTTATTTCGGCCTGCTCGATGCGCAGCGCAGCCTGTATGCGGCCCAACTCGACCTGATCGCCGTGCGCCAGTCCGACGGTACGAACCGTATCGCGCTGTACAAGGCGCTGGGGGGCGGCTGGCAGTAG
- a CDS encoding efflux RND transporter permease subunit, which produces MARFFIDRPIFAWVIAIVIMLFGALSILRLPVAQYPSIAPPTVVINATYPGASAKTVQDSVTQVIEQKMTGLDGLLYMSSSSDSFGRATITLTFDAGTNPDIAQVQVQNKLQLALPLVPQAVQQQGVQVAKSARNFLMVLGFVAKGGTQDRADLSDYLVSSVQDPLSRVTGVGEVQVFGAQYAMRIWLDPAKLNNFHLTPGDVQNAIRVQNAQVSAGQLGGTPAVSGQGFTATITAQNRLESVGQFEKILLRSSAQGGEVRLKDVARIEIGAENYGILGRFNGEPAAGIGIKLAAGSNALDTAAAVRAKMEQMKPYFPPGVEVVVPYDTTPFVKLSIEGVVETLIEAIALVFLVMYLFLQNFRATIIPTIAVPVVLLGTFGVMAAAGFSINTLTMFGLVLAIGLLVDDAIVVVENVERVMTEEGLSPKEATKKSMSQITGALVGIGLVLSAVFIPMAFFGGSTGVIYRQFSITIAAAMGLSVLVAIVFTPALCATMLKPVEKGHEHGERGLFGRFFHWFNVMFARNTQRYESAVARILHRSVRFLAIYVAIVVVLGLLFTRMPTSFLPEEDQGVMFTQITLPAGATQERTVEVLKKVEKHFLETEKDSVRSIFTAAGFSFGGSGQNMGLGFVGMKDWDERHEPGRDVKSVAGRAMAAFSQIREAMVFAFVPPAVLELGTANGFNLMLQDRAGLGHDALVAARNQFLGLAAQDKRLVAVRPNGQDDVAEYQLDIDHAKAGALGVAVADVNDTLNTAWGGVYVNDFIDRGRIKKVYLQADAPGRMTPEDLGKWYVRNKQGQMVPLSAFTTARWVYGSPRLERYNGQPSIELLGQAAPGLSSGEAMAAVEEIMAKLPAGIGYEWTGTSYEERRAGAQAPALYALSLLVVFLCLAALYESWSVPFAVMMVVPLGVLGAILAATGRGLSNDVYFQVGLLATIGLSSKNAILIVEFAKAQMEKEGKDLIAATLEAVRMRLRPILMTSLAFGLGVLPLAKATGAGAGSQHAIGTGVLGGTIAATALGIFFIPLFYVVIKRIFKDKPRQESPAAEVPAVQEAE; this is translated from the coding sequence ATGGCACGTTTTTTCATTGACCGGCCCATCTTTGCGTGGGTCATCGCAATCGTGATCATGCTGTTCGGCGCGCTGTCGATCCTGCGTCTGCCGGTGGCGCAGTACCCGTCGATCGCGCCGCCGACCGTGGTGATCAACGCGACCTATCCGGGCGCTTCGGCGAAGACGGTGCAGGACTCGGTGACGCAGGTCATCGAGCAAAAGATGACCGGCCTCGACGGGCTGCTGTACATGAGTTCGTCGTCCGACTCCTTCGGCCGCGCGACGATCACGCTGACCTTCGATGCAGGAACCAACCCCGACATCGCCCAGGTGCAGGTGCAGAACAAGCTGCAACTGGCGTTGCCGCTGGTGCCGCAGGCGGTACAGCAACAGGGCGTGCAGGTCGCCAAGTCGGCGCGCAACTTCCTGATGGTGCTGGGTTTCGTCGCGAAGGGCGGAACGCAGGATCGGGCCGACCTCTCAGACTACCTCGTTTCCAGCGTCCAGGATCCGCTGTCGCGCGTGACGGGCGTCGGCGAGGTGCAGGTGTTCGGTGCGCAGTACGCGATGCGTATCTGGCTGGATCCGGCGAAGCTGAACAATTTCCATCTCACCCCCGGTGACGTGCAGAACGCGATCCGGGTGCAGAACGCGCAGGTGTCGGCCGGCCAGCTTGGCGGCACGCCGGCGGTATCCGGGCAAGGTTTCACCGCCACGATCACGGCGCAGAACCGGCTCGAATCGGTCGGTCAGTTCGAGAAGATCCTGCTGCGCAGCTCGGCGCAGGGCGGCGAAGTGCGCCTCAAGGATGTTGCGCGCATCGAGATCGGTGCCGAGAACTACGGCATCCTCGGCCGCTTCAACGGCGAGCCCGCAGCCGGTATCGGCATCAAGCTCGCGGCAGGGTCGAACGCGCTCGACACGGCTGCGGCCGTGCGCGCCAAGATGGAGCAGATGAAGCCGTATTTCCCGCCCGGCGTGGAAGTGGTGGTGCCCTACGACACGACACCGTTCGTGAAGCTTTCGATCGAAGGCGTCGTCGAGACGCTGATCGAGGCGATCGCGCTGGTGTTCCTCGTGATGTACCTGTTCCTGCAGAATTTCCGCGCGACGATCATTCCGACGATCGCGGTGCCGGTGGTGCTGCTCGGGACCTTCGGCGTGATGGCGGCCGCGGGGTTCTCCATCAACACGCTGACGATGTTCGGCCTGGTGCTCGCGATCGGCCTGCTCGTCGACGACGCGATCGTGGTGGTCGAGAACGTCGAGCGCGTGATGACCGAGGAGGGCCTGTCGCCCAAGGAGGCGACGAAGAAGTCGATGAGCCAGATCACCGGCGCGCTGGTGGGCATCGGTCTCGTGCTGTCGGCGGTGTTCATCCCGATGGCGTTCTTCGGCGGCTCAACCGGCGTCATCTACCGCCAGTTCTCGATCACGATCGCGGCGGCGATGGGCCTGTCGGTGCTGGTCGCGATCGTGTTCACGCCGGCGCTGTGCGCGACGATGCTCAAGCCGGTGGAAAAGGGGCACGAGCACGGCGAGCGGGGCCTCTTCGGGCGCTTCTTCCACTGGTTCAACGTGATGTTCGCGCGCAATACGCAGCGCTACGAGTCGGCCGTCGCCCGCATCCTGCATCGCAGTGTCCGCTTCCTGGCGATCTATGTTGCGATCGTCGTGGTGCTGGGGCTGCTGTTCACGCGCATGCCGACTTCCTTCCTGCCCGAGGAAGACCAAGGCGTGATGTTCACGCAGATCACGCTGCCGGCGGGGGCGACGCAGGAGCGCACGGTCGAGGTCCTGAAGAAGGTCGAGAAGCACTTCCTGGAGACCGAGAAGGACAGCGTGCGCTCGATCTTCACTGCGGCGGGTTTCAGCTTCGGCGGCAGCGGCCAGAACATGGGCCTCGGTTTCGTCGGCATGAAGGACTGGGACGAGCGTCATGAACCCGGACGGGACGTGAAGTCGGTGGCCGGGCGCGCCATGGCCGCGTTCTCGCAGATCCGCGAGGCGATGGTGTTTGCCTTCGTGCCGCCGGCGGTGCTCGAACTGGGTACCGCGAACGGCTTCAACCTGATGCTGCAGGACCGCGCCGGCTTGGGCCACGATGCCTTGGTCGCTGCCCGCAACCAGTTCCTCGGCCTCGCGGCGCAGGATAAGCGGCTCGTCGCGGTGCGACCTAACGGGCAGGACGACGTTGCCGAATACCAGCTTGACATCGATCACGCGAAGGCCGGAGCGTTGGGCGTGGCGGTGGCGGACGTCAATGACACGCTGAACACGGCCTGGGGCGGCGTGTATGTCAATGACTTCATCGACCGTGGCCGCATCAAGAAGGTCTATCTGCAAGCCGATGCGCCGGGGCGCATGACGCCGGAGGATCTCGGCAAGTGGTACGTGCGCAACAAGCAGGGCCAGATGGTGCCGCTGTCGGCATTCACCACGGCGCGCTGGGTCTATGGATCGCCGCGCCTGGAGCGCTACAACGGTCAGCCGTCGATCGAGCTTCTGGGCCAGGCTGCGCCGGGTCTGTCGTCCGGTGAGGCGATGGCGGCCGTGGAGGAAATCATGGCGAAGCTGCCTGCCGGCATCGGCTACGAATGGACCGGCACCTCGTACGAGGAACGTCGTGCGGGCGCCCAGGCTCCGGCCTTGTATGCGCTGTCGCTGCTGGTGGTGTTCCTGTGCCTCGCGGCGTTGTATGAAAGCTGGTCGGTGCCGTTCGCGGTGATGATGGTGGTGCCGCTCGGGGTGCTCGGCGCGATCCTTGCGGCGACCGGCCGCGGGCTGTCCAACGACGTGTATTTCCAGGTCGGCCTGCTGGCGACCATCGGCCTGTCGTCCAAAAACGCGATCCTGATCGTCGAGTTCGCGAAGGCGCAGATGGAGAAAGAGGGCAAGGATCTGATCGCGGCGACACTGGAAGCCGTGCGCATGCGGCTGCGCCCCATCCTGATGACCTCGCTCGCCTTCGGCCTGGGCGTGCTGCCGCTGGCGAAAGCCACCGGTGCGGGCGCGGGCAGCCAGCATGCGATCGGCACCGGCGTGCTCGGCGGCACGATCGCCGCGACGGCGCTGGGCATTTTCTTCATCCCTCTCTTCTACGTCGTGATCAAACGCATCTTCAAGGACAAACCGCGGCAGGAGTCGCCCGCGGCCGAAGTGCCTGCCGTGCAGGAGGCCGAGTGA
- a CDS encoding efflux RND transporter periplasmic adaptor subunit, which yields MHNHPNRFFYTLMTGLAGAFVLSACSNGNSQQAAGGPPPVPAVTVVSVRAEPVPQTTELPGRTAPYLIAELRPQVGGIVKQRMFAEGSEVKQGQVLYQIDPATYQATYDSAKASLARAEANVQAARLKAERYAQLVGIEAVSKQANDDAAAQLKQAQAEVASAKAAVDKAKIDLDFTRVTSPIAGRIGRSAVTPGALVTANQAAALATVQKLDPIYVDVTQSSAELLKMRRDLAEGRLQRVSGDAVPVKLVLEDGSLYGSEGKLEFSEISVDQGTGSVTLRAVFPNPKGELLPGMYVRARLAQGVNSDAILVPHGALSRDARGNATVMVVNGESKVESRIVTAAQSHGDAWVVTDGLAAGERVIVEGLQKVRPGVAVQAQEAGAAGAPAPAGAAAAAAK from the coding sequence ATGCACAACCACCCCAACCGGTTTTTCTACACCCTGATGACCGGCCTCGCCGGCGCCTTCGTCCTGAGTGCCTGTAGCAACGGGAATTCGCAGCAGGCGGCCGGCGGTCCTCCGCCCGTGCCGGCCGTGACCGTCGTGTCGGTGCGCGCCGAGCCGGTGCCGCAGACGACGGAGCTTCCCGGACGGACGGCCCCCTACCTGATTGCCGAGCTGCGTCCGCAGGTGGGCGGCATCGTGAAGCAGCGGATGTTTGCCGAAGGCAGCGAGGTGAAGCAGGGACAAGTCCTTTACCAGATCGACCCGGCGACGTATCAGGCGACGTACGACAGCGCGAAGGCCAGCCTCGCGCGTGCGGAGGCGAACGTGCAGGCGGCACGCCTGAAGGCGGAGCGTTACGCGCAGCTGGTCGGCATCGAGGCCGTGAGCAAGCAGGCCAACGACGACGCCGCCGCGCAGCTGAAACAGGCGCAGGCCGAGGTCGCGAGCGCGAAGGCTGCGGTCGACAAGGCGAAGATCGATCTCGATTTCACCCGCGTGACTTCGCCGATCGCGGGCCGCATCGGACGCTCGGCGGTCACGCCGGGCGCACTGGTCACGGCCAACCAGGCCGCCGCGCTCGCGACGGTGCAAAAGCTGGATCCGATCTATGTGGACGTCACGCAGTCGAGCGCCGAGCTGCTGAAGATGCGACGCGACCTCGCCGAGGGGCGCCTGCAGCGCGTCAGCGGCGACGCGGTGCCGGTCAAGCTGGTGCTCGAGGACGGTTCGCTGTACGGGAGCGAGGGCAAGCTGGAGTTTTCGGAGATCTCCGTGGACCAGGGAACGGGCAGCGTGACGCTGCGTGCGGTGTTCCCGAATCCGAAAGGTGAGCTGCTGCCGGGCATGTACGTGCGTGCACGGCTTGCGCAAGGCGTGAACAGCGACGCGATCCTCGTTCCGCACGGCGCGCTGAGCCGCGATGCGCGCGGCAACGCGACCGTGATGGTCGTGAACGGCGAGAGCAAGGTGGAGTCGCGCATCGTGACGGCCGCGCAGTCGCACGGGGACGCGTGGGTCGTGACCGACGGGTTGGCCGCGGGCGAGCGCGTGATCGTCGAGGGGCTGCAGAAGGTGCGCCCGGGCGTGGCCGTGCAGGCCCAGGAAGCCGGTGCGGCGGGAGCGCCCGCGCCCGCCGGGGCGGCTGCCGCAGCCGCCAAGTGA
- a CDS encoding TetR/AcrR family transcriptional regulator, whose product MRPDFVEPSRAEARRAQILAAAGDCFRKHGFHGASIALISKTAGMSSGHIYHYFENKEAIISAIVARDLERFLTLTAEIRSACNVREAMLARVAEGINDCLDQATAGLKLEIVAEASRNPHVAQIVHEADRVCRESFALTMRDMRRASGHQDDDQAIDAMVEVVIAMFEGLQIRAIRNPDLDRGMVSRLFQSTLRDLLDQPA is encoded by the coding sequence ATGCGCCCTGATTTCGTCGAACCTTCACGTGCCGAGGCACGCCGCGCGCAGATCCTGGCTGCCGCCGGCGACTGTTTCCGCAAACACGGATTCCACGGCGCGAGCATTGCACTGATATCGAAGACCGCCGGAATGAGCTCCGGCCACATCTACCACTACTTCGAGAACAAGGAAGCGATCATCTCGGCGATTGTCGCGCGCGATCTCGAACGTTTTTTGACACTGACCGCGGAGATTAGATCCGCCTGCAACGTCCGCGAGGCGATGCTCGCGCGAGTGGCCGAAGGCATCAACGACTGCCTCGACCAGGCCACCGCCGGCCTGAAGCTGGAGATCGTCGCGGAAGCATCGCGCAATCCCCATGTCGCCCAGATCGTGCATGAGGCGGACCGTGTTTGCCGCGAAAGCTTCGCGCTCACGATGCGCGACATGCGCCGCGCGTCGGGCCATCAGGACGATGACCAGGCGATCGATGCAATGGTCGAAGTCGTCATCGCAATGTTCGAAGGCCTGCAGATCCGCGCGATACGCAATCCGGACCTCGACCGCGGCATGGTCTCGCGGCTGTTCCAGAGCACCCTGCGCGACCTGCTCGACCAGCCCGCCTGA
- a CDS encoding RNA polymerase sigma factor encodes MTTATPTPESDTALVQGILAGNVFAFERLMRQNNRRLFRVARSILRDDAEAEDAVQDGYIEAHRALAGFRGESQLSTWLTRIVVNQALARRRARRPEASDIALDTLVDEGSDDIIQTPETEAMRAELRRIIEASIDRLPEGHRTVFMLRAVEGLSVDETATVLGISAGNAKVRFLRARAQLREALGQHLGTLLEDVFTFDGDRCDRIVARVCTRLGLQPPAPPGLPAHEDEPPHT; translated from the coding sequence ATGACAACCGCCACCCCCACGCCCGAGTCCGACACCGCGCTGGTACAAGGAATCCTCGCCGGCAACGTCTTCGCCTTCGAGCGCCTGATGCGCCAGAACAACCGCCGCCTGTTCCGAGTCGCTCGCAGTATCCTGCGCGACGATGCAGAAGCCGAAGATGCTGTTCAGGACGGATACATTGAAGCGCACCGGGCGCTCGCGGGCTTTCGCGGTGAATCGCAGCTGTCCACCTGGCTGACGCGTATCGTCGTCAACCAGGCGCTCGCGCGCCGACGCGCGCGGCGGCCCGAGGCATCGGATATCGCACTCGACACCCTGGTCGACGAAGGTTCCGACGACATCATCCAGACACCGGAAACCGAGGCGATGCGGGCAGAGCTGCGCCGGATCATCGAAGCCTCGATCGACCGCCTGCCGGAGGGTCACCGGACGGTGTTCATGCTCCGCGCCGTGGAAGGCCTCAGCGTCGACGAAACCGCTACAGTCCTGGGCATCTCCGCGGGCAACGCCAAAGTCCGCTTCCTGCGCGCCCGTGCCCAGCTGCGCGAGGCCCTCGGTCAGCACCTCGGCACCTTGCTGGAAGACGTATTCACCTTCGACGGGGACCGTTGTGACCGCATCGTCGCGCGCGTATGCACGCGCCTCGGCCTGCAGCCCCCCGCCCCACCTGGCCTCCCCGCCCATGAGGACGAGCCGCCCCACACCTGA
- a CDS encoding ferritin-like domain-containing protein → MIVQINPFAALEDISRRRFLFGSGALLSASAVALLANRPALAAEYGKKKGGDTEADVRILNTALGAELEAIVAYGVGAQSGLLQKATLDLATQFQGQHKEHADVLAKTVQKLGGKPVEAKAHYEFPTDKLKTQADVLGFAAGLEKGAVSAYLGAVPLFKERDLAKAAASILGDEAMHWAILRQALGDNPVPAAFVS, encoded by the coding sequence ATGATTGTCCAGATCAACCCCTTTGCCGCCCTCGAAGACATCAGCCGGCGGCGTTTCCTCTTCGGTTCCGGCGCGCTGCTCTCCGCCAGCGCCGTCGCCTTGCTCGCGAATCGTCCCGCCCTCGCCGCCGAATATGGCAAGAAGAAAGGCGGCGACACCGAGGCCGACGTCCGCATCCTCAACACTGCGCTGGGCGCCGAACTGGAAGCCATCGTTGCGTATGGCGTGGGCGCGCAGAGCGGACTGCTGCAAAAGGCGACGCTGGATCTCGCCACGCAATTTCAGGGACAGCACAAGGAACACGCCGACGTGCTCGCCAAGACGGTGCAGAAGCTCGGCGGCAAGCCCGTCGAAGCGAAAGCGCACTACGAGTTTCCGACCGACAAGCTGAAGACGCAGGCCGACGTGCTGGGCTTTGCGGCGGGGCTCGAGAAGGGGGCGGTCAGCGCCTATCTCGGCGCCGTGCCGCTCTTCAAGGAGCGCGATCTCGCCAAGGCTGCCGCCAGCATCCTCGGCGACGAGGCCATGCACTGGGCCATCCTGCGCCAGGCACTCGGCGACAACCCGGTCCCGGCGGCCTTCGTGTCATGA
- a CDS encoding c-type cytochrome: MSRKAVATLALLAAQYAAAAPPPPGDPARGAAIYDRCAACHALAYNRTGPKHCGLFGRRAGSAPDFEYSPAMAKAKFKWNAETLDRFLENPTRTVPGTTMGYAGIPDPRERADLIAWLRVATADPAECRR, translated from the coding sequence ATGAGCCGAAAGGCGGTCGCCACGCTTGCGCTGCTCGCGGCACAGTACGCCGCGGCGGCGCCCCCTCCACCCGGCGACCCGGCGCGCGGCGCGGCGATCTACGATCGCTGCGCCGCTTGTCACGCACTTGCGTACAACCGCACCGGCCCGAAGCATTGCGGCCTTTTCGGACGACGCGCCGGCAGCGCGCCGGATTTCGAGTACTCGCCGGCAATGGCGAAGGCAAAGTTCAAGTGGAACGCCGAAACGCTCGATCGTTTCCTCGAAAACCCCACGCGCACGGTCCCCGGCACCACGATGGGCTACGCCGGCATCCCCGATCCGCGGGAGCGCGCCGACCTGATCGCCTGGCTCCGGGTGGCGACGGCCGACCCGGCCGAGTGCCGGCGCTGA
- the def gene encoding peptide deformylase → MAVRSILRMGDPRLLQPAAPVSVFGTPDLEALIRDMFDTMAAAGGVGLAAPQIGVGLQVVIFGFEHSERYPDAPPVPRTVLVNPVIVPLGDEEDEDWEGCLSVPGLRGLVPRFRRIRYAGSAPDGSVIDRSVEGFHARVVQHECDHLAGILYPMRMRDMSRFGFTDVLFPDPAEDPGAE, encoded by the coding sequence ATGGCTGTCAGATCCATTCTGCGCATGGGCGACCCGCGCCTGTTGCAACCTGCCGCGCCGGTGAGCGTCTTCGGGACGCCCGACCTCGAGGCGCTGATCCGTGACATGTTCGACACGATGGCCGCGGCCGGCGGGGTGGGGCTGGCTGCACCGCAGATCGGCGTGGGGCTGCAGGTGGTGATCTTCGGCTTCGAGCATAGCGAGCGTTATCCCGATGCGCCGCCCGTGCCGCGAACGGTTCTCGTGAATCCGGTGATTGTGCCGCTCGGTGACGAGGAGGATGAGGATTGGGAGGGGTGCCTGTCGGTGCCGGGCTTGCGCGGGCTGGTGCCGCGCTTCCGGCGCATCCGCTACGCGGGATCAGCGCCGGACGGGAGCGTGATCGACCGCAGCGTGGAGGGTTTTCATGCGCGCGTGGTGCAGCATGAGTGCGATCACCTGGCGGGGATCCTGTACCCGATGCGCATGCGCGACATGAGCCGTTTCGGCTTTACCGATGTGCTGTTTCCCGATCCGGCGGAGGATCCGGGGGCGGAGTGA
- a CDS encoding ACT domain-containing protein, producing MKTSLVVTLIGPDRPGLVNALATRATACGAGWMESNMAQLAGQFAGIVRLEIDESAAADLEKSLLQLEHEGLHLRLERGIPATTSALRKARLELTGHDRPGIVHEISTVLARHGVSIDKLETACENASFSGEPLFRAHAELHVPLAVHASDLRRDLEALANELMVDLSLEDQPLQ from the coding sequence ATGAAAACCTCCCTCGTCGTCACCCTGATCGGCCCCGACCGCCCTGGACTGGTCAACGCCCTCGCCACGCGCGCCACCGCTTGCGGAGCCGGCTGGATGGAAAGCAACATGGCCCAGCTCGCCGGCCAGTTTGCAGGTATCGTGCGGCTCGAGATCGACGAATCGGCCGCCGCCGACCTCGAAAAGTCGCTGCTCCAGCTCGAACACGAAGGGCTTCACCTGCGCCTCGAGCGCGGCATCCCGGCGACGACCAGTGCGCTGCGCAAAGCCCGGCTCGAACTCACCGGCCACGACCGCCCCGGCATCGTTCATGAGATCTCGACGGTCCTCGCACGTCACGGCGTGAGCATCGACAAGCTCGAGACCGCCTGCGAAAACGCATCGTTCAGCGGCGAACCCCTGTTTCGCGCCCATGCCGAGTTGCACGTGCCGCTCGCGGTTCACGCATCCGACCTGCGCCGCGACCTCGAAGCGCTGGCCAACGAGTTGATGGTCGACCTGAGCCTCGAAGACCAGCCGCTCCAGTGA
- the alkB gene encoding DNA oxidative demethylase AlkB produces the protein MTLDLFETEDAFSTGREELAPGAVVLRGFARASAALLLAEIERVAARAPFRHMLTPGGQQMSAAMTNCGPLGWVSDRRGYRYEPADPQNGCAWPPMPESFRSLAHDAAAEAGFPAFDPDACLINRYEPGTRMSLHQDRDEQDLAVPIVSVSLGLPATFLFGGLSRGDTSDRIALRHGDVVVWGGPSRLRFHGILPVKDGTHSLLGRQRINLTFRKAT, from the coding sequence ATGACGCTGGATCTCTTCGAAACTGAAGACGCCTTCTCCACCGGCCGCGAAGAGCTCGCCCCCGGCGCCGTGGTCCTGCGCGGATTTGCCCGCGCAAGCGCAGCCCTCCTGCTGGCCGAGATAGAGCGCGTCGCGGCCCGCGCGCCCTTCCGCCACATGCTCACCCCCGGCGGCCAGCAAATGTCCGCCGCGATGACCAACTGCGGCCCCCTCGGCTGGGTCTCCGACCGGCGCGGCTACCGCTACGAACCGGCCGACCCGCAAAACGGTTGTGCCTGGCCCCCGATGCCCGAATCCTTCCGCAGCCTCGCGCACGACGCCGCCGCCGAGGCCGGCTTCCCGGCCTTCGATCCCGACGCCTGCCTGATCAACCGCTACGAACCGGGCACCCGCATGTCGCTGCACCAGGACCGCGACGAGCAGGACCTTGCCGTCCCGATCGTCTCGGTCTCGCTCGGCCTGCCGGCGACCTTCCTCTTCGGCGGCCTGAGCCGCGGCGACACCAGCGATCGCATCGCGCTCCGACATGGTGACGTGGTTGTGTGGGGCGGCCCGTCGCGACTGCGCTTTCACGGCATCCTCCCCGTGAAGGACGGCACTCACTCTCTTCTTGGTCGCCAGCGCATCAATCTGACCTTCCGCAAGGCAACCTGA
- a CDS encoding HU family DNA-binding protein translates to MNKSELIDQIASQAELSKAAAGKALDAAIAAVKGALQTGDSVTLVGFGTFHVGTRAARTGRNPRTGKNIKIKEAKVPKFRAGKALKDAVN, encoded by the coding sequence GTGAATAAATCCGAACTGATCGACCAAATCGCCTCACAAGCGGAATTGTCGAAGGCGGCTGCGGGAAAGGCTCTCGATGCAGCAATCGCGGCAGTCAAGGGCGCGCTTCAGACAGGCGACTCCGTAACCCTCGTTGGATTCGGCACCTTCCATGTCGGCACGCGTGCTGCGCGAACCGGCCGCAATCCGCGCACGGGCAAGAACATCAAGATCAAGGAAGCAAAGGTTCCGAAGTTCAGGGCTGGCAAGGCCCTGAAAGATGCAGTAAACTGA